A single genomic interval of Picosynechococcus sp. PCC 7003 harbors:
- a CDS encoding TIGR03279 family radical SAM protein, protein MSVSTIKPAQICHVVPDSIAAEVGFEAGDAIVSINGMKPRDLIDYQFLCADEYLELEVLDAKGKSHHLEIEKDYDEDLGLEFDNALFDGLIQCNNRCPFCFIDQQPPGKRQSLYLKDDDYRLSFLYGSYLTLTNLTEREWQRINQMRLSPLFVSVHATEPEIRRQLLKNDRAGEILKQLQWFADHRLQIHAQVVVCPGINDGPHLERTLRDLAEFHGGDLPAVISAAVVPVGLTRFRPNLAELSPVDQAKAQEVIAQVTALQAEFRERFQTNFAWLADEWFLIGREELPPESHYEDYPQLGNGVGSIRQFIRDFLNTADETLPAAIAKPKHFTWVVGNAVEQAFEPLVARLNQVENLTITLAALNSDYWGQAITVTGLLTGEDLVKKLAGRDFGDGILLPTVMLKHDEAKFLDDKTVAEVAIALDTPIYAVENVLALMNRCCQD, encoded by the coding sequence ATGAGCGTCTCCACTATCAAGCCCGCCCAAATTTGCCATGTTGTCCCCGATTCCATTGCCGCTGAAGTTGGCTTTGAAGCTGGTGATGCCATCGTTTCCATTAATGGGATGAAGCCGAGGGATCTCATCGATTATCAATTTCTCTGCGCCGACGAATACCTCGAATTAGAAGTCCTCGATGCCAAGGGAAAATCCCATCACCTCGAAATCGAAAAAGACTACGACGAAGATCTGGGTTTGGAATTTGACAATGCCCTCTTTGACGGTCTGATCCAGTGCAATAACCGCTGTCCTTTTTGTTTCATCGACCAGCAGCCCCCCGGCAAGCGCCAAAGCCTTTACTTAAAAGATGATGACTATCGCCTCAGCTTCCTCTACGGCAGTTATCTCACCCTGACCAACCTGACCGAGCGGGAATGGCAACGTATTAACCAAATGCGCCTCTCGCCTCTGTTTGTGTCCGTCCATGCCACCGAGCCGGAGATTCGTCGGCAACTCCTCAAAAATGACCGCGCCGGAGAAATCCTCAAGCAACTCCAATGGTTTGCGGATCATCGCTTACAAATCCATGCCCAAGTCGTCGTTTGTCCGGGGATTAATGACGGGCCGCATTTAGAAAGAACATTGCGGGATCTGGCTGAATTTCACGGAGGAGACTTGCCCGCTGTGATTTCGGCGGCGGTGGTGCCCGTGGGTTTAACGCGTTTTCGGCCTAATTTGGCGGAACTTAGCCCTGTTGATCAAGCCAAAGCCCAGGAGGTGATCGCCCAGGTGACGGCGCTCCAGGCAGAGTTTCGGGAACGGTTTCAGACAAATTTTGCTTGGTTGGCCGATGAGTGGTTTCTGATTGGACGGGAAGAACTGCCACCGGAATCCCATTACGAAGACTATCCCCAACTAGGGAATGGGGTGGGTTCGATTCGTCAGTTTATCCGGGATTTTCTCAACACCGCCGATGAAACTTTACCGGCGGCGATCGCCAAGCCGAAACATTTCACTTGGGTGGTAGGCAACGCCGTCGAACAAGCCTTTGAACCTCTTGTCGCACGCCTCAACCAGGTGGAAAATTTAACGATTACCCTGGCAGCCTTAAACAGTGACTACTGGGGCCAAGCCATTACCGTTACCGGATTGCTGACGGGGGAAGACTTGGTTAAAAAACTGGCTGGGCGGGATTTTGGGGATGGTATTTTGCTCCCGACGGTGATGCTCAAGCATGATGAAGCCAAGTTCCTCGACGATAAAACGGTGGCGGAAGTGGCGATCGCCTTAGATACGCCCATCTATGCAGTAGAAAATGTCCTGGCCTTGATGAATCGCTGTTGCCAAGATTAA
- a CDS encoding undecaprenyl-diphosphate phosphatase yields MLKKKQQRHWFEFSSMVALGLALFLLISFWHLRLNAATPKNMSAIAPEQFNWFQGIILGLVQGLTEFIPISSTAHLKVIPVALGWPDPGVALTAVIQLGSIVAVVGYFWQDLRQVIGGAWQAWQHKDWQKQEWRIFWGIFWGTFPILGVGLLIKAFVPDYDESPLRSLPAIAIASIVMAILLALAERYPQHQRTFDQLSLKDGILMGCAQALAVIPGVSRSGSTITAGLFMNLDRATAARFSFLLGIPAITIAGLVEFQGLMSNGLTTVPPLTLIVSLISSTVFSYLAIAWLIQFLQKHQTWVFVWYRLGFGMIILALTLLR; encoded by the coding sequence ATGCTCAAAAAAAAGCAACAACGGCACTGGTTTGAGTTCAGCAGTATGGTGGCCTTAGGCTTGGCCCTGTTTCTGTTGATTAGCTTCTGGCACCTGCGGCTCAATGCGGCAACGCCCAAAAATATGTCGGCGATCGCCCCGGAACAGTTCAATTGGTTCCAAGGGATTATTTTGGGACTAGTGCAAGGCTTGACCGAGTTTATCCCCATCAGCAGCACCGCCCACCTCAAGGTAATTCCCGTGGCCCTCGGCTGGCCCGATCCAGGGGTGGCTCTCACTGCCGTGATCCAACTGGGAAGCATCGTCGCTGTGGTGGGCTATTTCTGGCAGGATTTACGGCAGGTCATTGGTGGAGCCTGGCAAGCTTGGCAACACAAGGATTGGCAAAAACAAGAATGGCGGATATTTTGGGGGATTTTCTGGGGCACTTTCCCCATCCTCGGTGTGGGCTTGTTAATTAAAGCTTTTGTCCCTGACTATGACGAATCTCCCCTACGCAGTTTACCGGCTATTGCGATCGCCTCCATTGTGATGGCGATTTTGTTGGCCCTCGCCGAACGTTATCCGCAGCACCAACGGACCTTTGACCAACTCAGCCTCAAGGATGGCATTCTCATGGGTTGCGCCCAAGCCCTCGCCGTAATTCCTGGGGTGTCGCGGTCTGGCTCAACGATCACAGCAGGTCTATTTATGAATTTAGACCGGGCTACGGCGGCCCGTTTCTCGTTTCTGCTGGGGATTCCGGCCATTACTATCGCGGGACTCGTGGAATTCCAAGGGCTAATGAGCAATGGTTTAACGACGGTGCCGCCCCTCACCCTGATTGTCAGTCTTATTTCTTCGACGGTATTTTCTTACTTGGCGATCGCCTGGCTGATTCAATTTCTCCAAAAACACCAAACCTGGGTTTTCGTCTGGTATCGATTGGGCTTTGGTATGATCATCTTGGCATTAACCCTGCTGCGTTAA
- a CDS encoding DUF3120 domain-containing protein encodes MLNHPLFSVGAVYVLKRQQDLRRNVPLLICLASGFLVSVPVFFQAPLVRTAPWLSLALTLLWVAIAFGLRQRENTEIWGDLLWGFSWSWLAGAIYWGWLRYEPFLHLPVEAIGLPFALWGLWQKRGLVGHLFYLGSLLGTAITDIYFYLTDLIPYWRKLMYAEPDFVMPIFQAALAQMQTLWGISWAVVLVNLLIGISWWAFRQPQIPYWSFAGAVVSTLLVDGLFWIAACFA; translated from the coding sequence TTGCTGAACCATCCTCTTTTCTCCGTCGGTGCAGTGTATGTTCTCAAGCGACAACAGGATCTCCGCCGCAATGTTCCCCTCCTAATTTGCCTCGCGTCGGGCTTCCTAGTTTCTGTGCCCGTTTTTTTTCAAGCGCCCCTGGTTAGGACAGCCCCCTGGCTGAGTTTAGCCTTGACTCTCCTCTGGGTGGCGATCGCCTTTGGCCTCCGACAACGAGAAAATACCGAAATTTGGGGAGATCTCCTCTGGGGCTTTAGCTGGAGTTGGTTGGCCGGAGCAATCTATTGGGGCTGGTTGCGCTACGAACCCTTCTTACATCTCCCGGTGGAAGCTATTGGTCTACCCTTTGCCCTATGGGGCCTGTGGCAAAAACGCGGCTTAGTCGGGCATTTGTTTTACCTGGGTTCTCTCCTTGGGACGGCGATCACCGACATTTACTTTTACCTCACGGATTTGATCCCCTACTGGCGAAAACTGATGTACGCCGAGCCAGATTTCGTCATGCCCATTTTTCAAGCGGCCCTGGCTCAAATGCAGACCCTTTGGGGCATTAGTTGGGCAGTTGTTTTGGTGAATTTATTGATCGGCATTAGTTGGTGGGCCTTCCGTCAGCCCCAAATCCCCTATTGGAGTTTCGCGGGGGCTGTGGTCAGTACGCTCCTCGTCGATGGTTTATTTTGGATTGCCGCTTGCTTCGCCTAG
- the lipB gene encoding lipoyl(octanoyl) transferase LipB yields the protein MNSHPLPFCLFYQGGIWPYTEAWEQQRQLVEARLQDEQLSDVLLLLEHFPVYTLGTGSKLDFVKFSPEAADVELHRTERGGEVTYHCPGQLVGYPILNLRRHQQDLHWYLRQLEEVLIRLLAGYGLKGERIPGLTGVWVEGHKVAAIGIKVKRWITMHGFALNVCPDLTGFKRIVPCGIGDRPVGSLQQFLPDISLAQVREELPKIFGEVFQLEMIAQQNLLGEASGNPK from the coding sequence ATCAATTCACATCCTTTGCCCTTTTGTCTATTTTATCAAGGGGGAATCTGGCCTTACACCGAGGCTTGGGAGCAGCAACGGCAACTGGTGGAGGCGCGTTTACAGGACGAGCAGTTGAGTGATGTTTTACTGCTCCTGGAACACTTTCCGGTCTATACCCTGGGGACAGGGTCGAAGTTGGATTTTGTGAAATTTTCCCCGGAAGCCGCAGACGTTGAGTTGCATCGGACGGAGCGGGGTGGAGAGGTAACTTACCATTGTCCGGGGCAGTTAGTGGGCTATCCGATTTTGAATTTACGTCGTCACCAACAGGATCTGCATTGGTATCTGCGGCAATTAGAAGAGGTCTTAATTCGTCTTTTGGCGGGCTATGGCTTGAAAGGGGAACGCATTCCTGGACTGACTGGGGTCTGGGTCGAGGGTCACAAGGTGGCAGCCATTGGCATCAAGGTGAAGCGCTGGATTACGATGCACGGGTTTGCCCTGAATGTTTGCCCAGATTTAACAGGATTTAAACGGATTGTGCCCTGCGGCATTGGCGATCGCCCCGTGGGGAGTTTGCAGCAGTTTTTACCGGATATCTCTTTGGCCCAGGTGCGTGAAGAGTTACCGAAAATTTTTGGCGAAGTTTTTCAGTTGGAGATGATCGCGCAACAAAATCTCCTAGGCGAAGCAAGCGGCAATCCAAAATAA
- the hpf gene encoding ribosome hibernation-promoting factor, HPF/YfiA family translates to MKLLIQGNNIAVTESIHDYVESKLEKATKHFQTFATKVDVHLSVANNARITDKHKAEVTVYANGTVIRAQEGSENLYASIDLVSDKIARQLRKYKEKNFGKKTHVQEKTSEVLPDESVPDNLIGDRAPELPSEVVRMKYFAMPPMTIDEALEQLQLVDHDFYMFLNKDTNAINVIYIRNHGGYGVIQPRLGKE, encoded by the coding sequence ATGAAGCTATTGATCCAAGGCAACAATATTGCAGTAACTGAATCGATCCATGACTATGTTGAAAGCAAGCTTGAAAAAGCAACCAAGCACTTTCAAACCTTCGCTACAAAAGTAGATGTACACTTGTCTGTTGCTAATAATGCTCGCATTACCGACAAGCATAAAGCTGAAGTTACTGTTTACGCCAATGGCACAGTGATTCGCGCCCAGGAAGGCAGCGAAAATCTCTACGCCAGCATTGACCTTGTTTCTGATAAGATTGCCCGTCAACTCCGCAAATATAAAGAGAAAAACTTCGGCAAAAAAACCCACGTTCAGGAAAAAACCAGTGAAGTGTTGCCTGACGAATCGGTGCCAGATAATCTCATTGGCGATCGCGCCCCAGAACTTCCCTCTGAAGTGGTACGGATGAAGTATTTCGCGATGCCCCCCATGACCATTGATGAGGCTTTAGAACAGCTCCAGTTGGTAGACCACGACTTTTACATGTTCTTGAACAAAGACACAAATGCCATCAATGTGATCTATATCCGCAACCACGGTGGTTATGGTGTGATCCAACCGCGCCTTGGCAAAGAATAG
- a CDS encoding S-adenosyl-l-methionine hydroxide adenosyltransferase family protein, which translates to MAIALVTDFGLQDGYVGTMKGVIAAIAPQALVIDLNHNIPPQDLWAGRFCLLSAAPYFPSETIFVGVVDPGVGTKRQAIAVKLKQGYFVGPNNGLGSGLFADDSIVAAVELDNPQYWRSPLRENLSHTFHGRDIFAPVAAHLSLGVPLSKLGHALTPTEIIRLDIPPYQNNGETYTGIIQHIDHFGNLITTIPNTICTNYQGKVTLASQKIPLVSTYGDVPKNHPCALMGSHGWLEISVNYGNAQHFFQVQRGAIVQYQIS; encoded by the coding sequence ATGGCGATCGCCTTAGTGACAGATTTCGGTTTGCAGGACGGCTATGTGGGGACAATGAAGGGGGTAATTGCGGCGATCGCCCCCCAAGCCCTGGTGATTGATCTCAACCACAATATTCCGCCCCAGGATCTATGGGCTGGTCGTTTTTGTTTGCTGAGTGCAGCCCCCTATTTCCCATCTGAAACAATTTTCGTCGGCGTTGTGGATCCGGGTGTGGGCACTAAACGTCAGGCGATCGCCGTTAAATTGAAACAAGGTTATTTTGTGGGGCCAAATAATGGTCTAGGGAGTGGCTTGTTTGCAGATGATTCCATTGTTGCAGCGGTAGAGCTCGATAATCCCCAATATTGGCGATCGCCTCTTAGGGAAAACCTGAGTCACACTTTCCATGGCCGGGACATTTTTGCCCCGGTGGCAGCCCATCTTTCCCTGGGCGTTCCTTTGTCAAAGCTAGGCCATGCCCTCACACCAACAGAAATCATTCGTTTAGACATTCCTCCATATCAGAACAATGGCGAAACCTATACTGGGATAATCCAGCACATTGATCACTTTGGTAACTTAATTACCACCATTCCCAACACCATTTGCACAAATTATCAGGGCAAAGTAACATTAGCAAGCCAAAAAATTCCTCTGGTTTCTACCTATGGAGACGTGCCCAAAAATCATCCCTGTGCCTTGATGGGAAGCCACGGTTGGTTAGAAATTAGTGTAAATTACGGCAATGCCCAGCATTTTTTTCAGGTGCAACGGGGGGCAATAGTTCAATACCAAATTTCTTAA
- a CDS encoding GuaB3 family IMP dehydrogenase-related protein encodes MDIQIGRGKTARRAYGFDEIALVPGGRTLDPELADTSLELGGIKLNIPILASAMDGVVDVKMAALLSDLGAMGVLNLEGLQTRYEDPNPVLDRIAAVDKTEFVGLMQELYSKPIQPELIQKRIQEIKAQNGLAAVSLTPVGATKYGKIAADAGADILFIQATVVSTSHLSPEGIVPLNLHKLCSELPIPVVLGNCVTYDAALELMRAGAAAVLVGIGPGAACTSRGVLGVGVPQATAVADCSAARDDYEKESGRYVPIIADGGIVTGGDICKCIASGADAVMIGSPIARAAEAPGRGFHWGMATPSPVLPRGTRINVGTTGTITQIMTGPAKLDDGTHNLLGALKTSMGTLGAKNIKEMQQVEVVIAPSLLTEGKVYQKAQKLGMGK; translated from the coding sequence GTGGACATTCAAATTGGTCGTGGCAAAACAGCTCGTCGTGCTTACGGATTCGATGAGATTGCCCTCGTTCCGGGCGGTCGTACCCTAGACCCTGAACTGGCAGATACCAGTCTCGAACTTGGTGGAATTAAGCTAAATATCCCGATTTTAGCCAGTGCCATGGATGGCGTTGTCGATGTAAAAATGGCAGCGTTGCTTTCTGATTTGGGCGCAATGGGCGTATTGAACCTTGAGGGACTCCAAACCCGTTATGAAGACCCGAACCCAGTCCTTGATCGGATTGCTGCAGTCGATAAAACTGAGTTCGTCGGCTTAATGCAAGAGCTCTATTCCAAGCCGATCCAACCGGAGCTAATCCAGAAACGTATCCAAGAGATCAAGGCTCAAAACGGCTTGGCGGCAGTGAGTCTTACCCCTGTCGGTGCCACCAAATACGGCAAAATTGCCGCTGATGCTGGGGCCGATATTCTTTTTATTCAAGCAACGGTGGTTTCTACTTCTCACCTATCTCCTGAAGGGATTGTCCCCCTAAACTTGCACAAACTTTGTTCTGAACTGCCCATCCCGGTTGTCCTGGGTAACTGTGTGACCTATGATGCTGCGTTGGAACTGATGCGTGCAGGGGCGGCGGCTGTGCTCGTCGGGATTGGCCCCGGTGCCGCTTGTACCTCCCGTGGTGTACTTGGAGTTGGTGTGCCCCAGGCTACAGCAGTGGCTGATTGTTCTGCAGCCCGCGATGACTACGAAAAGGAATCTGGCCGCTATGTGCCGATCATTGCGGACGGTGGGATCGTTACCGGTGGTGATATTTGTAAATGTATTGCTTCTGGAGCTGATGCGGTGATGATTGGTTCTCCCATTGCTCGCGCCGCTGAAGCACCGGGTCGCGGTTTCCACTGGGGTATGGCTACGCCCAGCCCTGTGCTACCCCGAGGAACTCGAATTAATGTGGGAACAACTGGCACGATTACTCAGATTATGACGGGGCCTGCCAAACTCGATGATGGTACCCATAATCTCTTGGGGGCGCTCAAAACAAGTATGGGAACTCTCGGTGCTAAAAATATCAAGGAAATGCAACAGGTAGAAGTGGTAATTGCTCCTTCTTTGTTGACGGAAGGGAAGGTTTACCAAAAAGCCCAAAAACTGGGCATGGGTAAATAG
- a CDS encoding replication restart DNA helicase PriA — protein sequence MDCSYSLPCPNCGAPALRRYLHNSSLRETTCETCDYLMVSCEETGNVVESYAPGIYRF from the coding sequence ATGGATTGCTCATATTCGCTTCCCTGTCCTAACTGTGGAGCACCAGCCCTGCGTCGTTATTTACACAACTCCAGTTTGCGGGAAACCACCTGTGAAACCTGCGATTATTTGATGGTGAGCTGTGAAGAAACTGGTAATGTTGTCGAATCCTATGCCCCTGGTATTTATCGTTTCTAG
- the menB gene encoding 1,4-dihydroxy-2-naphthoyl-CoA synthase, producing the protein MESLAWQAVKAYEDILYQKLDGIAKITINRPHKRNAFRPQTIFEMYEAFCDAREDQDIGVILLTGAGPHTDGKYAFCSGGDQSVRGEGGYVDQAGVPRLNVLDLQKLIRSMPKVVIALVAGYAIGGGHVLHLLCDLTIAADNAIFGQTGPKVGSFDGGFGASYMARIVGQKKAREIWFLCRQYDAQQALQMGLVNQVVPVAQLEAEGVQWAREVLSKSPIAIRCLKAALNADCDGQAGLQELAGNATMLYYMTEEGREGKQAFLEKRSPNFRQYPWLP; encoded by the coding sequence ATGGAATCTCTTGCTTGGCAAGCCGTCAAAGCTTACGAAGATATTTTGTATCAAAAGTTAGATGGGATTGCAAAAATCACGATTAATCGTCCCCACAAACGCAATGCCTTTCGACCCCAGACAATCTTTGAAATGTATGAGGCTTTCTGTGACGCCCGGGAAGATCAAGACATCGGTGTCATTCTCCTCACGGGTGCTGGCCCCCACACGGACGGGAAATATGCGTTCTGTTCCGGTGGCGATCAATCAGTACGGGGTGAAGGGGGCTATGTCGATCAAGCCGGGGTGCCGCGCCTGAATGTGCTGGATTTGCAGAAGCTGATTCGCTCGATGCCCAAGGTTGTAATCGCTTTGGTGGCGGGCTATGCGATCGGGGGTGGCCATGTACTACATCTGCTTTGTGACCTAACCATTGCCGCAGATAATGCGATTTTTGGGCAAACGGGGCCAAAAGTGGGTAGTTTTGATGGTGGGTTTGGTGCTAGTTACATGGCGCGTATCGTGGGACAAAAAAAAGCCCGAGAAATTTGGTTTCTTTGTCGCCAGTATGACGCCCAACAAGCTCTACAAATGGGTCTGGTGAATCAAGTGGTTCCCGTCGCCCAACTAGAGGCCGAGGGGGTGCAGTGGGCCAGGGAAGTGTTGAGTAAAAGCCCCATTGCGATTCGCTGTCTTAAGGCGGCGCTGAATGCTGACTGTGATGGGCAAGCAGGCCTCCAGGAGCTAGCGGGGAATGCCACCATGCTCTACTACATGACAGAGGAGGGTAGAGAAGGGAAGCAGGCTTTTTTGGAAAAGCGATCGCCAAATTTCCGCCAATACCCCTGGTTGCCCTAA
- a CDS encoding photosystem II manganese-stabilizing polypeptide: MKLRSLLAAILALCIGVLTACSEAPDAATVDVKQLTYDEILNTGLANSCPQIANFTRGTIPIGPNETIEFSDLCLEPQSYFVKEEPLNKRREAEFIEGKPLTRYTSSLEQMTGKIKADSEGRLTLVEEDGIDFQPITVQLPGGDQVPFLFTIKNLVAQTSTPSDSINTSTDFVGEFRVPPYRGAVFLDPKARGTASGYDNAVALPSQADEEELTRANIKQYESRTGEISLQIAKIDEKTGEIAGTFESEQTSSTDMGAEDPEEVRIRGIFYARLKTAA; the protein is encoded by the coding sequence ATGAAGTTACGTTCGTTATTAGCAGCCATTCTGGCTCTGTGTATCGGCGTGCTAACTGCTTGTAGTGAAGCACCCGATGCTGCGACCGTCGATGTGAAGCAACTAACATACGACGAAATTCTCAATACAGGACTCGCGAACTCCTGCCCCCAAATCGCGAACTTTACCCGGGGAACGATTCCCATTGGCCCCAACGAAACCATCGAATTCTCTGATCTCTGCTTAGAGCCCCAAAGCTACTTCGTCAAAGAAGAGCCCCTCAATAAGCGTCGTGAAGCCGAATTCATCGAAGGTAAGCCCCTTACCCGCTACACCTCTTCCCTCGAACAAATGACCGGGAAGATCAAAGCGGATAGCGAAGGGCGCCTCACCCTGGTAGAAGAAGACGGTATCGATTTCCAACCGATTACAGTTCAGTTACCCGGTGGTGACCAAGTACCTTTCCTCTTCACGATTAAAAACCTAGTGGCCCAGACCTCTACCCCGTCTGACTCCATCAATACTTCCACTGACTTTGTCGGTGAATTCCGGGTTCCCCCCTATCGTGGTGCTGTATTCCTTGATCCTAAGGCCCGTGGTACTGCGAGCGGTTATGACAATGCCGTTGCTCTACCTTCCCAAGCCGATGAAGAAGAGCTAACCCGTGCCAACATCAAGCAGTACGAATCTCGCACTGGTGAAATTTCCTTACAAATTGCCAAAATCGATGAGAAAACTGGTGAAATTGCCGGCACCTTCGAAAGTGAGCAAACTTCATCCACCGACATGGGTGCAGAAGATCCCGAAGAAGTCAGAATTCGCGGTATTTTCTATGCACGTCTAAAGACGGCTGCTTAA
- the sigC gene encoding RNA polymerase sigma factor SigC, protein MTTAKQSKSQGSFDSLTETASNDEFAVFDPDETTLRNGQTTDLVRLYLQDIGRVPLLERDEELTEARKVQNYIQLLEKRQEGAEAGDEILAEFLSCINVHDRLAIELGCRPSLNRWAQEMNLERAVLRDIIRQGKQRWAEQVGLSVKELDSILKAGAKAKEHMIQANLRLVVSVAKKYQNRGLELLDLIQEGTLGLERAVDKFDPTKGYRFSTYAYWWIRQGITRAIATQSRTIRLPVHVTEKLNKIKKAQRQISQTQGCTPSLDDVAQALEMTPEQVREVLQKVPRSVSLEIRVGKDRDTELGDLLETQDASPEENLVRESLQRDLHNLLTELTDREREVIQLRYGLGDGKTYSLAEIGRMLELSRERVRQIEAKALQKLRQPKRRNIMRDYLDTLS, encoded by the coding sequence ATGACCACCGCCAAGCAGTCCAAGAGCCAAGGTTCCTTTGACTCCCTAACCGAGACCGCCAGCAATGATGAGTTTGCTGTGTTTGATCCGGATGAAACAACTCTCCGGAATGGTCAGACTACAGATTTAGTGAGGCTGTATCTGCAGGACATTGGGCGCGTACCGTTACTCGAAAGAGATGAGGAGCTAACGGAAGCCCGCAAGGTTCAAAATTATATCCAGCTTTTGGAAAAACGACAAGAGGGGGCAGAAGCAGGCGACGAAATTTTGGCAGAATTCTTGAGTTGTATCAATGTCCATGACCGCCTAGCCATCGAATTGGGGTGCCGCCCTTCCCTGAATCGCTGGGCCCAGGAAATGAACCTAGAGCGGGCCGTCCTACGGGACATCATTCGCCAGGGGAAACAACGTTGGGCCGAACAAGTGGGCTTGAGCGTTAAAGAACTCGACTCTATCCTCAAGGCTGGGGCCAAGGCTAAGGAGCACATGATCCAGGCCAACCTCCGGCTGGTGGTTTCTGTGGCCAAAAAATATCAAAATCGCGGCCTCGAACTTTTAGATCTCATCCAGGAGGGAACCCTCGGTTTAGAGCGGGCCGTAGATAAGTTCGACCCGACAAAGGGTTATCGCTTCTCGACCTATGCCTATTGGTGGATTCGTCAGGGCATTACCCGGGCGATCGCCACCCAAAGCCGCACCATCCGCCTCCCGGTTCATGTCACCGAAAAGCTCAATAAAATCAAAAAAGCCCAGCGGCAAATTTCCCAAACCCAAGGTTGCACTCCCAGCTTAGATGACGTGGCTCAGGCCCTGGAAATGACTCCTGAGCAAGTGCGGGAAGTCTTACAAAAAGTTCCCCGTTCCGTCTCCCTAGAGATTCGCGTCGGCAAAGATCGAGACACAGAGCTAGGTGATCTCCTCGAAACCCAAGATGCTTCCCCCGAAGAAAACCTTGTCCGGGAGTCCCTGCAGCGTGATTTGCACAATTTACTCACGGAGCTCACCGACCGAGAACGGGAAGTGATTCAGTTGCGCTATGGTCTTGGCGATGGTAAAACCTACTCCCTGGCAGAGATTGGCCGAATGCTAGAGCTTTCCCGGGAACGGGTGCGCCAAATTGAGGCCAAGGCTCTCCAAAAACTCCGCCAGCCCAAACGTCGTAACATCATGCGGGATTACTTAGATACGTTGTCCTAA